The Methanomicrobia archaeon nucleotide sequence TCCAGTCCGAGCAGAACAGCGGCTCTTCCAGTTTAGGGTTGCCAAAGCGCTCTATCCATTCCTGAAGGTAGGCCTTCAGCCCCTGCGTCGCCTCTGCACAGATGAAGGCGTAGTACGGTATCGAGCCTTTACAAGCATCAGGTACACGCTCCTTCATCTCCGGATACACCGGAATCCTGATGCACTCTTCACTGTTTTCCAAGTCGTCCCGTACGTCCTCATAGTTGAGTGCGATCAGGGTGCTGATGCGCAAGCCCGAGCTCCAGAGGCATAAAAGCATCGCTCTGTTGCTCCATGAGCTTTTGTAATACTATTTCAGCGTGCATCCTCACTCAAAACTCCCTTCACCCACGCCATAAACTTCCTGAAATTATCCTCTGGAACTATATTCGCCGCGAGCACATCATCCTCGATGACCGTGTCTTCTGACTGAGCCAAAGTGAATATGCCGTGGAAAACCCCTCAGGCCTTTGTGATGCGGTGCTGTATCAATTCGATACATTGTGCCGCCTTGCCTCTGCCAGTGAAAGGAGAACTTATCCGCTACAGGATAACGCACTTCGATCCAGGAGCCATCAAGTGGTGAGCCGACGGATTCTCTCTCACCACTCAATCATCGCGCCCTTTTCCAATGCCACTTCTTTCTGCCTCTAAAACCCGTACTATTTGTGCTTTGAATTCCGGGATGTTCACTCTTACAGTGTCCCATACCGCCTCAAGATCAATCCCGAAATACTCATGAATTAAGATGTCTCGGAATCCCGCCGCCTCTTTCCATGCCACAGCAGTATACTTCCGCTTTATTTCTTCAGGAATCCTTTTTACCGCTTCACCTATGATCTCAAAATTGCGGATTACAGCATCAACTGCCATGTCATTCTCGCTGAAATCTTCAAATGAGTGATTACCAGTATAGCTCTCGATCTTTTCTATGCACTGCACGATATCTTCTATAAAAAGAAGATAATCTCTGTCCCGCTTAGACATATTCAACCTCGTGTAAGATACGATCCTTTAGCCGTGATTTAATCGCATCCTTCATCACAAGGTCAACGTCTCGCCCAAAAAGACCCTCAAGGTAAAATTTTAACCGCATATAATTGAAAAAATCCTTATGCCCCTTAGTAAAATCGACAAGAACATCTATATCACTGGCTGTTGTCTCTTCACCCCTGATATAAGAACCAAATAACCCTAGTTCTCTTACATGAAAAGCCCGGCTCATGTGCGCTTTTTTCTCAGCCAATTTCCGCGCCACCTCAGCAGCATCCATCTTTCTTTCCTCTACTCCGCTTCTCTCAGTTGCCGCACTAACACGCTTAGATCCTCTCGGTTCAGCGCCTCATCCAGTAGTTCCCTTACCCTGGTTATCTTCGTGACACGTC carries:
- a CDS encoding nucleotidyltransferase is translated as MDAAEVARKLAEKKAHMSRAFHVRELGLFGSYIRGEETTASDIDVLVDFTKGHKDFFNYMRLKFYLEGLFGRDVDLVMKDAIKSRLKDRILHEVEYV
- a CDS encoding site-specific integrase; its protein translation is MLLCLWSSGLRISTLIALNYEDVRDDLENSEECIRIPVYPEMKERVPDACKGSIPYYAFICAEATQGLKAYLQEWIERFGNPKLEEPLFCSDWTLWKTEERALRQTFS
- a CDS encoding DUF86 domain-containing protein — protein: MSKRDRDYLLFIEDIVQCIEKIESYTGNHSFEDFSENDMAVDAVIRNFEIIGEAVKRIPEEIKRKYTAVAWKEAAGFRDILIHEYFGIDLEAVWDTVRVNIPEFKAQIVRVLEAERSGIGKGRDD